The following proteins are encoded in a genomic region of Sesamum indicum cultivar Zhongzhi No. 13 linkage group LG8, S_indicum_v1.0, whole genome shotgun sequence:
- the LOC105169761 gene encoding dirigent protein 23-like, producing the protein MGRLDSLSVSIFLVLAIITGAAAQPQPNDQVTWAKRVETGTEVITTLQFYFHDKVSGQSPTATRIAQAPQTNNSSTLFGMLMMIDDALTVGPDPSSKIVGRARGLYGSAGQTDFGLIMVLNYGFTDGIYDGSSFSLLSINPVMQPVREMAIVGGTGLFRLARGYALAHTYWADAATGDAIVGYNVTIATYI; encoded by the coding sequence ATGGGACGTCTAGATTCACTTTCGGTTTCCATCTTTCTCGTTTTAGCCATAATTACAGGGGCGGCTGCTCAGCCCCAGCCCAATGATCAAGTTACATGGGCGAAGAGAGTCGAAACAGGAACTGAAGTCATAACCACTCTCCAATTCTATTTCCATGACAAAGTGAGTGGGCAGAGTCCAACTGCCACAAGGATTGCTCAAGCTCCCCAAACCAACAACTCATCCACCCTCTTCGGCATGTTGATGATGATCGATGACGCGTTGACTGTTGGGCCTGATCCATCGTCCAAGATTGTGGGACGGGCCAGGGGGTTGTACGGGTCAGCGGGGCAGACGGATTTTGGGCTGATTATGGTCCTCAACTATGGGTTCACGGATGGAATATATGATGGTAGCTCCTTTAGCCTTCTTAGTATCAATCCGGTGATGCAACCCGTCCGGGAGATGGCCATTGTTGGTGGGACGGGCCTTTTCCGGTTGGCTCGTGGGTATGCCCTGGCGCACACCTATTGGGCTGATGCTGCCACGGGTGATGCCATAGTTGGGTACAATGTTACAATTGCCACCTACATTTAA
- the LOC105169762 gene encoding dirigent protein 21 has product MANIIIFIVISSLSIACIPSGYARKQGPVDNEKAWFQNICQGNEKVAKLQFYVQDVLSGENTTVYEIARASITSNSPTAFGQVRVLDDLLTAEPDINSEVVGRVQGLITSADLETSALAINLNFVFTSGQYSGSTISILGRNQIMNKERELPVVGGTGVFRFARGYAITSTHSYNVETSYGILEYTIYVTYVDDSSMRLQANM; this is encoded by the coding sequence ATGgcaaacattataattttcatcGTAATATCCTCTTTGTCCATAGCCTGCATACCTAGTGGTTATGCTAGAAAACAAGGTCCTGTAGACAACGAAAAAGCATGGTTCCAGAACATCTGccaaggaaatgaaaaagtggCCAAGCTTCAGTTCTACGTTCAAGATGTCCTAAGTGGTGAAAATACGACAGTCTACGAGATCGCTCGTGCCTCTATCACTTCTAATTCTCCAACTGCGTTCGGTCAGGTTAGAGTTCTGGATGACCTGCTCACTGCCGAGCCGGATATCAACTCGGAGGTAGTGGGTAGAGTTCAAGGGCTGATCACTTCAGCGGACTTGGAAACATCAGCCTTAGCCATAAACCTTAACTTCGTTTTCACGTCGGGCCAGTATAGTGGAAGCACGATTAGTATTTTGGGACGGAATCAGATCATGAACAAAGAACGTGAGTTGCCGGTGGTTGGTGGTACCGGGGTGTTCCGTTTTGCACGTGGATATGCTATTACCAGCACTCATTCTTACAATGTTGAGACCAGTTATGGTATTCTTGAATATACGATTTATGTGACTTACGTGGATGATTCTAGCATGCGTCTGCAGGCAAACATGTGA
- the LOC105169763 gene encoding dirigent protein 21-like produces the protein MKMKMKMVLLSWMVVIAAMVVVDGHSPTGSNEGPREMKDWYRKLPHMKHKVTELHFYLHDIVSGSNPTNVPLVVTNSTSQSPTYFGLIAAIDDPLTEGPAPDSPIVGRAQGLFGSTSLDKIAYHMTFNFVFTSGKYNGSTLSVVGHNPFMDEYRELPIVGGSGVFRLARGTALLNTLTFNSTSGDAVVEYDVVVLHY, from the coding sequence atgaagatgaagatgaagatggtgTTGCTTTCTTGGATGGTAGTAATTGCAGCTATGGTTGTGGTTGATGGACATTCACCTACTGGTAGTAATGAAGGGCCCAGAGAAATGAAGGACTGGTACAGAAAACTTCCTCACATGAAACACAAGGTAACAGAGCTTCATTTCTACCTGCACGACATCGTCAGTGGCTCTAATCCAACCAATGTCCCACTCGTTGTCACTAATTCCACTTCTCAATCACCCACTTATTTCGGGCTAATAGCCGCGATTGACGATCCATTAACAGAGGGCCCAGCCCCTGACTCCCCTATTGTGGGTCGAGCACAGGGGCTATTCGGTTCCACCTCTTTGGACAAGATAGCCTACCATATGACCTTCAACTTTGTGTTCACAAGCGGAAAATACAACGGCAGCACGCTCAGCGTTGTCGGCCACAACCCGTTTATGGATGAGTACCGTGAGTTGCCCATTGTTGGTGGCTCCGGTGTTTTCAGACTAGCCCGTGGTACCGCTCTGTTGAATACCCTAACCTTCAATAGCACGTCGGGAGATGCTGTTGTTGAGTACGATGTTGTGGTATTGCATTACTAA